In the genome of Fusobacterium necrogenes, one region contains:
- a CDS encoding ABC transporter ATP-binding protein: MKKTLLKIENISIYLKKKNIKNYLVENISFELKEGECLGILGESGSGKSLTCKSIMGLLDNKTFFTEGKAIYNGENLLECRGEELRKLRGKEIAMILQNPMTCFDPLYTVGYQIAETFTEHRSYSAEEIKKKSIEILEKMQLKNPEDILLKFPHQLSGGMLQRIMIGLALAMNPKFIIADEPTTAIDAITQYEIMKEFQKIKKDGKVGMIFISHDLGVISEISDYVIVMNKGKIISQGKKDEVFKEAKDEFTKMLIEKKLVVMNRYKEIMKGGKNAVRG; encoded by the coding sequence ATGAAAAAAACGTTGTTAAAGATAGAAAATATCTCTATATATCTTAAGAAAAAGAATATAAAAAATTATTTAGTTGAAAATATCTCCTTTGAATTAAAAGAGGGGGAGTGTCTTGGAATTTTAGGAGAGAGTGGAAGTGGAAAAAGCTTAACATGTAAATCTATTATGGGATTATTGGATAATAAAACTTTTTTTACAGAAGGAAAAGCTATATATAATGGAGAAAATTTACTTGAATGTAGAGGAGAAGAGTTAAGAAAATTAAGAGGAAAAGAGATCGCTATGATTTTACAAAATCCAATGACATGTTTTGATCCTTTATATACAGTTGGTTATCAAATAGCAGAAACTTTTACAGAACATAGATCTTATTCAGCTGAAGAGATAAAAAAGAAGTCTATTGAAATTTTAGAAAAAATGCAATTGAAAAATCCTGAAGATATTTTATTGAAATTTCCTCATCAGTTAAGTGGGGGAATGTTACAAAGGATAATGATTGGATTAGCTTTAGCAATGAATCCTAAATTTATAATAGCAGATGAACCTACTACAGCTATAGATGCTATTACTCAATATGAAATCATGAAAGAGTTTCAAAAAATAAAAAAAGATGGAAAAGTTGGAATGATATTTATATCTCATGATTTGGGAGTAATTTCAGAGATTTCAGATTATGTTATCGTAATGAATAAAGGGAAAATTATTTCACAAGGCAAAAAAGATGAAGTATTTAAAGAAGCAAAAGATGAATTTACAAAAATGTTAATAGAGAAGAAATTAGTAGTAATGAATAGGTATAAAGAGATTATGAAGGGAGGAAAAAATGCTGTTAGAGGCTAA
- the opp1C gene encoding nickel/cobalt ABC transporter permease: MLKRLLKNKMSLMCITLIFILIILGVFAPVFAPNDPYENNILNKFAPYSWEYPLGTDHLGRCVFSRMIYGIRPTLFLSLVTMVGTIGLGTLMGLLSGYFKGIIDDVIMRIVDMMLSFPSQIMILAIVALLGVDIRNVIIANVFIKWAWYARMIRTNVIKYTDKNFILFSRCIDSGERFILFRHMIPCIASEMVVLATLDIGWAVLNISTLSFLGLGVQAPIPEWGAMLNEAKNVMTTNPIQMIAPGVAVVILVAAFNFLGDCLRDAFDPKEAEI; this comes from the coding sequence ATGTTAAAAAGACTTTTAAAAAATAAAATGTCTTTAATGTGTATAACTTTAATTTTTATATTAATTATCCTAGGAGTTTTTGCTCCTGTTTTTGCTCCAAATGATCCTTATGAAAATAATATTTTAAATAAATTTGCTCCATATTCATGGGAATATCCTTTAGGAACTGATCACTTGGGAAGATGTGTTTTTTCAAGAATGATATATGGAATAAGACCAACTCTTTTCTTATCATTAGTTACAATGGTGGGAACTATTGGATTAGGAACATTGATGGGATTATTATCTGGATATTTCAAAGGAATAATTGATGATGTAATAATGAGAATAGTAGATATGATGCTGTCTTTTCCTAGTCAAATAATGATACTGGCTATAGTTGCTTTATTAGGTGTAGATATTAGAAATGTTATTATAGCTAATGTTTTTATTAAATGGGCTTGGTATGCAAGAATGATTAGAACTAATGTTATAAAATATACAGATAAAAATTTTATTCTTTTTTCAAGATGTATAGATTCAGGAGAAAGATTTATTCTATTTAGACATATGATTCCTTGTATTGCTTCAGAAATGGTAGTATTAGCTACATTAGACATAGGTTGGGCAGTTTTAAATATATCAACTTTATCTTTTTTAGGACTTGGAGTACAAGCACCTATTCCAGAGTGGGGAGCTATGTTAAATGAAGCAAAAAATGTAATGACTACAAATCCAATACAGATGATAGCTCCAGGAGTAGCTGTTGTTATATTAGTAGCAGCTTTTAACTTTTTAGGTGATTGTTTAAGAGATGCTTTTGATCCAAAGGAGGCAGAAATTTAA
- the opp1B gene encoding nickel/cobalt ABC transporter permease, with translation MKNYIIKRILMTIPLLICISFVCFIFINLIPSDPAEVALRVRQTPIITEEAIAQVRAELGLNDPFFIRYIKWFFQCLVLDFGVSYTNPARTVIGEIGRCLPATLQLAGMSLVFVIFLSLPIGFLCAVYKDSWFDKVMRGIVFMTTAMPAYWVGLLMIWLISIKFDLLPTSGAGSFKHLILPSFTVALTYISTYIRLIRNNMLENMKEDYVLYANVRGLQQKNILRKHILKNSLHSFITAIGMSIPQLIAGTIVVENVFAWPGIGKLCIASIFNRDYPVIQAYVLMVGTLFVIFNLIFDIVQYISDPRLRKGME, from the coding sequence ATGAAAAATTATATAATTAAAAGAATTTTAATGACTATTCCTTTACTTATATGTATATCTTTTGTTTGTTTTATATTCATAAATTTGATACCTTCAGATCCAGCTGAAGTAGCCCTTAGAGTTAGACAGACTCCGATAATCACAGAAGAGGCAATTGCACAAGTGAGAGCGGAATTAGGATTAAATGATCCATTTTTTATAAGATATATAAAATGGTTTTTTCAATGTTTAGTTTTAGATTTTGGAGTAAGTTATACTAATCCAGCTCGTACAGTTATAGGAGAGATTGGAAGATGCCTTCCTGCAACCTTACAATTGGCTGGAATGTCATTAGTTTTTGTAATTTTCTTAAGTTTACCTATAGGTTTCTTATGTGCTGTATATAAAGACTCATGGTTTGATAAAGTGATGAGAGGAATTGTTTTTATGACAACAGCTATGCCAGCTTATTGGGTAGGGCTTTTAATGATATGGTTAATCAGCATAAAATTTGATTTACTTCCTACAAGTGGAGCAGGATCTTTTAAACATCTTATTTTACCATCTTTCACAGTTGCTCTTACTTATATTTCTACATATATCAGATTGATTAGAAATAATATGTTAGAAAATATGAAAGAAGATTATGTTTTATATGCTAATGTAAGAGGACTACAACAGAAAAATATTTTAAGGAAACATATTTTAAAAAACTCTCTTCATTCATTCATTACAGCAATTGGTATGAGTATTCCACAACTGATTGCTGGAACTATAGTTGTAGAAAATGTTTTTGCTTGGCCTGGAATAGGAAAACTTTGTATAGCATCTATTTTTAATAGAGATTATCCAGTAATACAAGCATATGTTTTAATGGTTGGAACATTATTTGTAATATTCAATTTAATATTTGATATTGTCCAATATATTTCTGATCCAAGACTTAGAAAGGGAATGGAGTGA
- the nikA gene encoding nickel ABC transporter substrate-binding protein: MKKTISKFLASTLIVAGVIGCTSKNKNDNLEVDNKENQLQKKEELIFVNYRDIRDLNPYLYAGEMYAQEMLYETLVNIGPNGYEPCLAESWNISEDGKTYTFNIRKGVTFSDGTICDAHAIKANFDAILENKSRHTWLEMMHLLESVDLIDDYTIQIKLSKPYYPMLTELGVTRPFAMISPKAMKNGSTKDGVNAYIGTGPYVLKKFVTDEYAIFEANENYWGKVPEIKKILVKVIPDNQTRILALEKGEIDLIFGKNMIDADAVNKYKNSEKFTVALSEPTSTRQIVINTSNEILKDKNIRYALQHGTNKEAISQGIFYGLEKPADTLFARTVPYCNIDLKPFNFDMALANKYLDESGWIKGKDGIRTKDEKKLELNLLYNSDSVTEKTISEYLQAEYKKLGIAINITGQEEQSYRDNMKAGNFDMVFNICWGTPYDPQSSLAAMRQRVYGDYAAQLGLKDKVEIDKAITKILVSTDEKERQKLYTFVLTRLHEDAVYVPLTYECNKAIYTSKLKNVNFTQTQYEVPFAEMTFE; the protein is encoded by the coding sequence ATGAAAAAAACTATAAGTAAATTTTTAGCTAGTACATTAATAGTAGCTGGAGTTATCGGATGTACTTCCAAAAATAAAAATGATAATCTTGAAGTAGACAATAAAGAAAATCAACTTCAAAAAAAAGAAGAACTTATCTTTGTAAACTATAGAGATATTAGAGATTTAAATCCTTATCTTTATGCTGGAGAGATGTATGCTCAGGAAATGTTATATGAAACTCTTGTAAATATAGGACCTAATGGATATGAGCCATGTCTCGCAGAAAGTTGGAATATAAGTGAAGATGGAAAAACTTATACATTTAATATAAGAAAAGGTGTAACATTCTCTGATGGAACAATTTGTGATGCTCATGCTATTAAAGCAAATTTTGACGCAATTTTAGAAAATAAAAGCAGACATACTTGGCTAGAAATGATGCACCTCCTAGAAAGTGTTGATTTGATAGATGACTATACAATACAGATAAAATTAAGTAAACCATATTATCCAATGCTTACAGAGTTAGGAGTAACTAGACCATTTGCAATGATATCCCCTAAAGCTATGAAAAATGGATCAACTAAAGATGGAGTAAATGCTTACATAGGAACTGGACCATATGTTTTAAAGAAATTTGTAACAGATGAATATGCAATATTTGAAGCTAATGAAAATTATTGGGGAAAAGTTCCTGAGATAAAGAAAATATTAGTAAAAGTTATTCCAGATAATCAAACTCGTATCTTGGCTTTAGAAAAAGGAGAGATTGATTTAATATTTGGAAAAAATATGATAGATGCTGATGCTGTAAATAAATATAAAAATAGTGAAAAATTTACTGTTGCTTTATCAGAACCAACATCTACTAGACAGATTGTCATAAATACAAGTAATGAGATTTTAAAAGATAAGAATATTAGATATGCTTTACAACATGGAACTAATAAGGAAGCAATATCTCAAGGGATATTCTATGGATTAGAAAAACCTGCTGATACACTTTTTGCTAGAACAGTTCCATATTGTAATATTGATTTAAAACCATTTAACTTTGATATGGCTTTAGCTAATAAATATCTTGATGAGAGTGGTTGGATAAAAGGAAAAGATGGTATTCGTACTAAAGATGAAAAAAAACTAGAATTAAATTTACTGTATAATAGTGATAGTGTTACTGAAAAAACTATTTCTGAATATTTACAAGCTGAATATAAAAAATTAGGAATAGCTATAAATATTACTGGGCAAGAAGAGCAATCTTATCGTGATAATATGAAAGCTGGAAATTTTGATATGGTATTTAATATTTGTTGGGGAACACCTTATGATCCTCAATCTTCTTTAGCAGCAATGCGTCAACGTGTATATGGAGATTATGCCGCTCAATTAGGATTGAAAGATAAGGTTGAAATTGATAAAGCTATAACCAAGATTCTTGTTTCTACAGATGAAAAAGAGAGACAAAAATTATATACATTTGTTTTAACAAGATTACATGAAGATGCTGTGTATGTTCCACTTACTTATGAGTGTAATAAAGCAATTTATACTTCTAAATTAAAAAATGTTAACTTTACACAAACTCAATATGAAGTTCCATTTGCAGAAATGACTTTTGAATAA
- a CDS encoding ABC transporter ATP-binding protein, whose amino-acid sequence MERDIMLEVKDLHVYYDNIHALKGISLKVGKGEVVSLIGANGAGKTTTLQTISGLIRAREGSVLFEGEDITKVECHKICKMGIAQVPEGRRVFTRLPVKDNLKLGAFTIDDTPENLEKDRARFYEVFPRMAERKNQLAGTLSGGEQQMLAMGRALMSRPKLLILDEPSMGLSPLFVKEIFAVIKRLKEAGTTILLVEQNAKMALSVADYAYVIETGKITMEGKALDLLNDANVKKAYLGA is encoded by the coding sequence ATGGAAAGAGATATTATGCTTGAAGTAAAAGATTTACATGTATATTATGATAATATTCATGCCTTAAAGGGAATCTCTTTAAAAGTAGGAAAGGGAGAGGTTGTATCTCTTATAGGTGCTAATGGTGCTGGAAAAACTACTACTCTTCAAACAATATCTGGGCTTATTCGAGCTAGAGAGGGAAGTGTATTATTTGAAGGAGAAGATATCACAAAGGTAGAGTGCCATAAAATTTGTAAAATGGGAATCGCTCAAGTTCCTGAAGGAAGAAGAGTATTTACTAGACTACCTGTAAAAGATAATTTAAAATTAGGAGCTTTTACGATTGATGATACTCCAGAAAATCTTGAAAAAGATAGAGCTAGATTTTATGAAGTTTTTCCTAGAATGGCAGAGAGAAAAAATCAATTAGCAGGAACTTTATCTGGAGGAGAACAACAGATGTTAGCTATGGGAAGAGCTTTAATGAGTAGACCTAAATTACTTATTCTAGATGAACCATCAATGGGATTATCTCCTCTGTTTGTTAAAGAGATATTTGCTGTTATTAAAAGATTAAAAGAGGCTGGAACTACTATACTTCTAGTAGAACAAAATGCAAAGATGGCTCTTTCAGTTGCTGACTATGCCTATGTTATAGAAACAGGAAAAATAACAATGGAAGGAAAAGCTCTAGATTTATTAAATGATGCTAATGTTAAAAAAGCTTATTTAGGAGCTTAA
- a CDS encoding ABC transporter ATP-binding protein — MVNRILHAKDINITFGALRAVSDFNLELREKELVGLIGPNGAGKTTVFNILTGVYSATSGIYTFNGEEVKKTPTHKLIRKGLARTFQNIRLFKYMSVLDNVLVANNFNMKYGVLTGTFRLPKFWLEERKAKKKAMKLLRIFDLDKYADAPAGSLPYGQQRKLEIARAMATNPKVLLLDEPAAGMNPTETEELMKTIKLIRDKFGIAILLIEHDMKLVLGICERLIVLDHGTIIASGDPQKVVNDPAVVTAYLGKDDDEIDEEEAKNKEIASIKAEIFNDEEEV, encoded by the coding sequence ATGGTAAATAGAATTTTACATGCTAAAGATATAAATATTACTTTTGGTGCTCTTAGAGCTGTAAGTGATTTTAATTTAGAGTTAAGAGAAAAAGAATTAGTAGGACTTATTGGGCCAAATGGTGCTGGAAAAACTACTGTATTTAATATATTAACTGGTGTATATTCAGCTACATCAGGAATTTATACATTCAATGGAGAGGAAGTAAAAAAAACTCCTACACATAAGCTTATAAGAAAGGGACTTGCTAGAACTTTCCAAAACATCAGACTTTTTAAATATATGAGTGTATTAGATAATGTCTTAGTTGCTAATAACTTTAATATGAAGTATGGAGTTTTAACAGGAACTTTCCGTTTACCAAAATTCTGGCTAGAAGAAAGAAAAGCCAAGAAAAAAGCTATGAAACTTTTAAGAATTTTTGACTTAGATAAATATGCAGATGCTCCAGCTGGAAGTCTTCCATATGGACAACAAAGAAAATTAGAGATAGCTAGAGCTATGGCTACTAATCCAAAAGTTTTACTTCTAGATGAGCCAGCAGCTGGTATGAATCCAACAGAAACTGAAGAGCTTATGAAAACTATCAAGCTTATTAGAGATAAATTTGGAATTGCTATCTTGTTAATAGAGCATGATATGAAATTAGTTTTAGGAATCTGTGAAAGACTTATTGTACTAGATCATGGAACTATTATAGCAAGTGGAGATCCACAAAAAGTTGTTAATGACCCAGCAGTTGTGACAGCTTACTTAGGAAAAGATGATGATGAAATTGATGAAGAGGAAGCCAAAAATAAAGAGATTGCTTCTATAAAAGCTGAGATATTTAATGATGAGGAGGAAGTTTAA
- a CDS encoding branched-chain amino acid ABC transporter permease — protein MNHTKRWSYALTLILVIIGYFLLTGLISSGMISRYQTTVMIFICINIILAVSLNITVGCLGQITIGHAGFMSVGAYTAALFAKTGIIEGLPGYVIALIVGGIVAGIVGIIIGIPALRLNGDYLAIITLAFGEIIRVLVEYFDFTGGAQGLRGIPRFNKFGVIYIIMVLCVMMMFSLMTSRHGRAILAIRDDEIASGASGINTTYYKTFAFTVSAIFAGVAGGIYAHNLGILGARQFDFNYSINILVMVVLGGMGSFTGSILSAIVLTILPEVLREFSDYRMIVYSLLLILTMIFRPTGLLGRKEFQISKFVEIFITKKGAAKNGK, from the coding sequence ATGAATCATACAAAAAGATGGAGTTATGCTTTAACTCTGATTTTAGTAATAATTGGATATTTTTTATTGACAGGACTTATCTCATCAGGAATGATTTCAAGATATCAAACTACTGTAATGATTTTTATCTGTATTAATATTATTTTAGCTGTGAGTTTAAATATAACTGTTGGTTGTCTTGGACAAATTACTATTGGACATGCTGGGTTTATGTCAGTAGGAGCTTACACAGCAGCACTATTTGCTAAGACTGGAATTATTGAAGGATTACCTGGTTATGTTATTGCTCTTATTGTAGGAGGAATTGTTGCTGGAATTGTAGGAATAATAATTGGTATTCCAGCTTTGAGATTGAATGGAGATTATTTAGCAATTATTACTCTTGCTTTTGGAGAGATTATCAGGGTTTTAGTTGAGTACTTTGATTTTACAGGTGGTGCTCAAGGACTTAGAGGAATTCCTCGTTTTAATAAATTTGGTGTTATATATATTATAATGGTATTATGTGTAATGATGATGTTTTCACTTATGACAAGCCGTCATGGAAGGGCTATCCTAGCTATTAGAGATGACGAAATAGCAAGTGGAGCTTCAGGAATAAATACAACTTATTATAAGACTTTTGCTTTCACTGTTTCAGCTATTTTTGCTGGAGTAGCTGGAGGAATCTATGCTCATAACTTAGGAATATTAGGAGCTAGACAATTTGACTTTAACTACTCAATCAATATTTTAGTTATGGTTGTATTAGGAGGAATGGGAAGTTTTACAGGTTCAATTCTTTCTGCCATTGTTTTAACAATTTTACCAGAAGTACTTAGAGAGTTCTCTGATTATCGTATGATTGTTTACTCTTTATTATTAATCTTAACTATGATTTTCCGTCCAACAGGATTATTAGGACGTAAAGAATTCCAAATTTCAAAATTTGTAGAAATATTTATTACTAAGAAGGGGGCAGCAAAAAATGGTAAATAG
- a CDS encoding branched-chain amino acid ABC transporter permease gives MEIIMQVINGLQIGSIYALVSLGYTMVYGIAQLINFAHGDIIMVGAYVSLFSIPVFTRMGLPVWLTVVPAIVLCVVLGMLTERVAYRPLRNSPRISNLITAIGVSLFLENLFMKIFTPNTRAFPKVFTQEPLRFGDIYLNYGTVVTIVLTLILSVGLQYFMKKTKYGKAMLATSEDYGAAKLVGINVNSTIQLTFAIGSGLAAIASVLYVSAYPQVQPLMGSMLGIKAFIAAVLGGIGILPGAVIGGFILGIVESLTRAYLSSQLADAFVFAILIIVLLVKPTGLLGKNMREKV, from the coding sequence ATGGAAATTATTATGCAGGTTATAAATGGGCTACAAATTGGTAGTATATATGCATTAGTGTCATTAGGGTATACAATGGTTTATGGAATAGCACAGCTTATAAACTTTGCTCATGGAGATATTATTATGGTTGGAGCTTATGTTTCACTATTTAGTATTCCAGTTTTTACAAGAATGGGATTACCCGTATGGCTTACAGTAGTACCAGCTATTGTACTATGTGTGGTCTTAGGAATGTTGACAGAGAGAGTAGCTTATAGACCTCTTAGAAATTCTCCAAGAATTTCTAATTTAATCACAGCCATAGGAGTAAGTTTATTCTTAGAAAATTTATTTATGAAAATTTTTACTCCAAATACAAGAGCATTTCCAAAAGTGTTTACTCAAGAGCCACTTAGATTTGGAGATATTTATCTTAACTATGGAACTGTTGTTACTATCGTATTAACTCTTATCCTTTCAGTAGGATTACAATATTTTATGAAAAAGACAAAATATGGAAAAGCTATGCTAGCTACAAGTGAGGACTATGGAGCAGCAAAACTTGTAGGTATTAATGTAAATAGCACTATCCAACTTACTTTTGCAATAGGAAGTGGACTTGCTGCTATTGCTTCTGTACTTTATGTCTCAGCTTATCCACAAGTTCAACCACTTATGGGTTCTATGTTAGGAATAAAAGCTTTTATAGCTGCTGTACTTGGAGGAATTGGAATTCTACCAGGAGCTGTTATAGGAGGATTTATTCTTGGAATAGTTGAAAGTTTAACAAGAGCTTATTTATCATCACAATTAGCAGATGCCTTTGTATTTGCTATCCTTATTATAGTTTTACTTGTTAAACCAACAGGACTTTTAGGAAAAAATATGAGAGAGAAAGTATAG
- a CDS encoding ABC transporter substrate-binding protein translates to MKKFTLMLLGLSILITACGEKEAGNKVGESAETIKIGGLGPLTGPLAIYGVTATNGSKLAFEEINKNGGILGKQVEFVLFDEKGDSTEAVTAYNRLVDEGIVALVGDITSKPSLAVAEIAAQDNMPMITPTGTQFNITEAGPNVFRVCFTDPYQGVILANLAKNNLKANTVAIMVNNSSDYSDGVAEAFIKEAERLGLKVVAKEGYAEGDKDFRAQLTKVAATNPDVLLVPDYYEQVALITTQAREVGVKSIFIGPDGWDGVAKALDSSAYGAVENSYFTNHYSVEDTNEKVQNFIESYREKYKDEPSAFSALSYDAAYLMKAAIEKAGSTDKDAIIKAIKESDFAGVTGRLRFDEKNNPIKAVTVLKIVNGNYTFDSVIQAE, encoded by the coding sequence ATGAAAAAATTTACACTTATGCTTTTAGGATTATCTATTTTGATTACTGCTTGTGGAGAGAAAGAGGCAGGAAATAAAGTAGGAGAAAGTGCAGAAACTATTAAAATTGGAGGATTAGGACCACTTACAGGACCGCTAGCTATCTATGGAGTTACTGCTACAAATGGATCAAAACTTGCTTTTGAAGAGATTAATAAAAATGGTGGAATTCTAGGGAAACAGGTTGAATTTGTATTATTTGATGAAAAAGGAGATTCAACTGAAGCTGTTACAGCTTATAATAGATTAGTAGATGAGGGAATTGTTGCATTAGTTGGAGATATCACTTCAAAACCATCTCTAGCTGTAGCTGAAATTGCTGCACAAGACAATATGCCAATGATAACTCCAACAGGAACTCAATTTAACATCACAGAAGCTGGACCAAATGTATTCCGTGTATGCTTTACTGACCCATATCAAGGAGTTATCTTGGCAAACCTAGCAAAAAATAATCTAAAAGCCAATACTGTAGCTATCATGGTAAATAATTCAAGTGATTATTCTGATGGAGTTGCTGAAGCTTTTATTAAAGAAGCTGAAAGATTAGGATTAAAAGTAGTAGCTAAAGAGGGGTATGCAGAAGGAGATAAAGATTTTAGAGCTCAACTTACTAAAGTAGCTGCCACTAATCCAGATGTATTATTAGTACCAGATTATTATGAGCAAGTAGCTTTAATCACTACTCAAGCTAGGGAAGTAGGGGTAAAATCAATATTTATTGGACCAGATGGATGGGACGGAGTAGCTAAAGCTCTAGACTCTTCAGCATATGGAGCTGTTGAAAATAGTTATTTTACAAATCATTATTCTGTAGAAGATACTAATGAAAAAGTTCAAAATTTCATAGAGTCATATAGAGAGAAGTATAAAGATGAACCTTCAGCTTTCTCAGCTCTTTCATATGACGCTGCTTACTTAATGAAAGCTGCTATTGAAAAAGCTGGGTCAACAGATAAGGATGCTATTATAAAAGCTATAAAAGAAAGTGACTTTGCAGGAGTAACAGGACGTTTGAGATTCGATGAAAAAAATAATCCAATTAAAGCAGTTACTGTTTTAAAAATTGTAAATGGAAATTATACTTTTGACTCTGTAATTCAAGCGGAATAA
- a CDS encoding SGNH/GDSL hydrolase family protein, producing MYKVIMLGDSLINWNYKSSYINYGKNGYMTRDVLWLLDENKEIYGDIGILLVGVNDFFANMEFEKSKNYYAEIVKELEKRVKEIILISLLPTDKEIVNRKIELFNKWIKKNYSKNFLNLYLYFIDINLKMRVEYTTDGIHLNNKGYDLFNEILNKKVLELTLY from the coding sequence ATGTATAAAGTAATTATGTTAGGAGATAGTTTGATAAATTGGAATTATAAATCTTCATATATAAATTATGGAAAAAATGGCTATATGACAAGAGATGTGTTATGGTTATTAGATGAAAATAAGGAGATTTACGGTGATATTGGAATTCTTTTAGTAGGAGTTAATGATTTTTTTGCAAATATGGAGTTTGAAAAATCTAAGAATTATTATGCTGAAATTGTAAAAGAGCTAGAAAAAAGAGTAAAAGAAATTATATTAATCTCTTTGCTTCCAACAGATAAGGAAATTGTAAATAGGAAAATAGAACTTTTTAATAAATGGATAAAAAAGAATTATTCTAAAAACTTTTTAAATCTTTATTTATATTTTATAGATATAAATCTAAAAATGAGAGTTGAATATACAACTGATGGAATTCATTTGAATAATAAAGGTTATGATCTATTCAATGAAATTCTGAATAAAAAAGTATTAGAATTAACTTTGTATTAA
- a CDS encoding MotA/TolQ/ExbB proton channel family protein, whose translation MMYYLNAGGPLMWILFGISVLALTIILERIFFFFRREKTQNKNFTAEIIKAVTSDDMNYAIALCDREKNSIGCTVKSFLCRCDREGDFHHFDQLVKEISIDEIGCLEKRLHLLGIIGYIAPMIGLLGTVTGMIEAFRNLATFGAGDPTLVASGISKALITTAGGLSIAIPTIIAYNLFNKKIDEIEGDIDKITTNLIDILRKR comes from the coding sequence ATGATGTATTATTTAAATGCTGGGGGGCCTTTAATGTGGATACTTTTTGGAATATCAGTACTTGCATTAACTATTATCTTAGAGAGAATTTTCTTTTTCTTTCGACGTGAAAAAACTCAGAATAAAAATTTTACTGCAGAAATAATTAAAGCTGTAACTTCAGATGATATGAACTATGCTATCGCTCTTTGTGATAGAGAAAAAAATTCCATTGGGTGTACTGTAAAATCTTTTCTTTGTCGTTGTGATAGAGAGGGAGACTTCCACCATTTTGATCAACTTGTTAAAGAAATTAGTATAGATGAAATAGGCTGTTTAGAAAAAAGATTACACCTTTTAGGAATTATAGGCTATATTGCACCTATGATAGGTCTTTTAGGAACTGTTACAGGAATGATAGAAGCATTTAGAAATTTGGCCACATTTGGTGCTGGAGACCCTACATTAGTAGCATCTGGTATTTCAAAAGCACTGATTACAACTGCAGGAGGACTTTCTATTGCAATTCCTACTATTATTGCTTATAATCTTTTTAATAAAAAAATAGATGAAATTGAAGGAGATATTGATAAAATAACTACTAATCTTATTGATATTTTGAGAAAGAGGTAA
- a CDS encoding ExbD/TolR family protein: MGRFRKKRPIMALDLTPLIDVVFLLIIFFMVSTTFNKYGSIEINLPSANINSSIQENKSVEIIIDKEEKYFISKDGKIKAIKFEDLETILQGVKEVTVSGDKELKYQVIIDTVSKVKNAGIENLGINYYE, translated from the coding sequence ATGGGAAGATTTAGAAAAAAAAGACCAATCATGGCATTAGATTTAACACCTCTTATAGATGTGGTTTTTCTTCTTATCATTTTTTTTATGGTGTCTACAACATTTAATAAATATGGAAGTATAGAAATAAACTTACCAAGTGCTAATATTAATTCTTCTATACAAGAAAATAAAAGCGTAGAAATTATAATAGATAAAGAAGAAAAATATTTCATATCTAAAGATGGAAAAATAAAAGCTATTAAATTTGAAGATCTTGAGACAATTTTACAAGGTGTAAAAGAGGTCACTGTTTCAGGAGATAAAGAGTTAAAATATCAGGTTATTATAGATACTGTTTCTAAAGTAAAAAATGCTGGAATAGAAAATTTAGGAATAAATTATTATGAATAA